The Pseudomonas sp. MM223 genome segment CCGGCCGTCCTTGTCCAGGCCGGTGGCCCAGGTGATCTTGTCGACGAAGGGGAAGCCGCGGATGAACTTGCCGTTGGTGCGGTCCAGCACGTAGAAGAAGCCGTTGCGGTCGGCCGTGGCCGCGGCCTTGACCTCCTTGCCGCCGTCCTTGTAGTTGAACGAGATCAGCTCGTTGACGCCGTCGAAATCCCAGCCGTCATGCGGCGTGCTCTGGAAGTGCCACTTGATGGTGCCGTCGTCCGGGTTCAGCGCCAGGCGCGACGAGGAATACAGGTTGTCACCAGGGCGCAGGTGCGAGTTCCACGGCGCCGGGTTGCCGGTACCGAACAGGATCAGGTTGGTTTCCGGGTCGTAGTATCCGCCCAGCCAGGGCGCGGCGCCGCCGGTCTTCCACAGGTCGCCGGGCCAGGTCTTGCCCGCCTCGCCGCCGGAAATACCGTTTTCGATCGCCTTGCCGTCCTTGTACACGTAGCCCATGTGCCCTTCCACGGTGGGGCGCATCCACAGCAGCTCGCCGTTTTCCGGGTTGTAGGCCTGGATCTTGCCCACCACGCCAAACTCGCCACCGGCGACGCCAGTAATCAACTTGCCGTTGACGATCATGGGCGCGGCGCTGATGGAATAACCTTCCTTGTGGTCGGCTACCTTCTTGCTCCAGACCACCTTGCCGGTGTCCTTGTTCAGGGCCACCAGTTTGGCGTCCAGGGTGCCGAAGAACACCAGGTCGCCGTACAGCGCCACGCCGCGGTTGATCACGTCGCAGCAGGGCCGGATGTCATCCGGCAGGCGTGCATCGTATTGCCACAGTTTCTTTCCGGTACGGGCATCCACGGCGAACACCCGCGAATAGGAGCCGGTCAGGTACATCACCCCGTCCTTGATCAGTGGCTGGGCCTGCTGGCCGCGTTGCTTCTCACCGCCAAAGGAGAACGCCCAGACCGGCCGCAGTTCCTTGACATTGTTGGCATTGAGCAGGTCCAGCGGGCTGTAGCGCTGGCCTTGCACGCCCAGGCCGTTGGTCACGATCTGCTGCGGGTTCTTCGGGTCCTGGAGGATTTCTTCATTGCTGACAGCGGCGTGGGCCGCGCCGGCAAGCAGCATGGCGCTGAGCACCAGGCTCACGGCGAACAAGGGGCGACGCGGGGATCGAGTCATGACGGCTACCTTTGGTTTTTTTGTTGTGCCCGGGAAAATTTCCCGGTGTGCC includes the following:
- the qedA_1 gene encoding Quinoprotein alcohol dehydrogenase (cytochrome c) (*Name qedA_1) — translated: MTRSPRRPLFAVSLVLSAMLLAGAAHAAVSNEEILQDPKNPQQIVTNGLGVQGQRYSPLDLLNANNVKELRPVWAFSFGGEKQRGQQAQPLIKDGVMYLTGSYSRVFAVDARTGKKLWQYDARLPDDIRPCCDVINRGVALYGDLVFFGTLDAKLVALNKDTGKVVWSKKVADHKEGYSISAAPMIVNGKLITGVAGGEFGVVGKIQAYNPENGELLWMRPTVEGHMGYVYKDGKAIENGISGGEAGKTWPGDLWKTGGAAPWLGGYYDPETNLILFGTGNPAPWNSHLRPGDNLYSSSRLALNPDDGTIKWHFQSTPHDGWDFDGVNELISFNYKDGGKEVKAAATADRNGFFYVLDRTNGKFIRGFPFVDKITWATGLDKDGRPIYNDTSRPGAPGSEAKGSSVFVAPAFLGAKNWMPMAYNKDTGLFYVPSNEWGMDIWNEGIAYKKGAAFLGAGFTIKPLNEDYIGVLRAIDPISGKEVWRHKNYAPLWGGVLTTKGNLVFTGTPEGFLQAFNAKTGDKVWEFQTGSGVLGSPVTWEMDGEQYVSVVSGWGGAVPLWGGEVAKRVKDFNQGGMLWTFKLPKQLQQTASAKP